A stretch of Homo sapiens chromosome 12, GRCh38.p14 Primary Assembly DNA encodes these proteins:
- the LOC100996701 gene encoding uncharacterized protein LOC100996701: MAALCLRKGPLPLCPRPSHGLKAMGGEGSCQDDTESGALIFLPSDDAQPGKALRPQRSGPGGSERRGRGWGRAGALEEQVRQGPSAQRHPRTQACSRPCSPSPHCSCGKGKHGALPQGQCSAWLELTMVTVPCCHHCSHCPGGQPGPQLHCAWTVWSWAVPSSASRACGDGHRRSTCQAQGSCTGLPPLRGCLSRLVPGCPCPHLRQQDKGKWN; encoded by the coding sequence ATGGCCGCACTGTGTCTCAGGAAGGGCCCATTGCCGCTTTGTCCAAGGCCATCTCATGGGCTCAAAGCCATGGGAGGGGAGGGGTCCTGCCAGGATGACACAGAGTCTGGGGCCCTCATTTTCCTCCCATCAGATGATGCCCAGCCTGGGAAGGCACTGAGACCGCAGCGGAGTGGGCCAGGGGGCAGTGAGAGGAGGGGACgtgggtggggcagggctggggcactGGAGGAGCAGGTCAGGCAGGGCCCGTCAGCCCAGAGGCACCCCAGGACTCAAGCCTGCAGCCGACCCTGCTCTCCTAGCCCTCACTGCAGCTGTGGGAAGGGGAAGCATGGAGCCCTCCCTCAAGGTCAGTGCAGCGCCTGGCTTGAGCTCACCATGGTGACTGTCCCCTGCTGCCACCATTGCAGTCACTGCCCTGGTGGGCAGCCTGGACCCCAGCTCCACTGCGCATGgactgtgtggtcttgggcagtGCCAAGCTCAGCCTCACGGGCCTGTGGGGACGGTCACAGGAGGTCCACGTGCCAGGCCCAGGGTTCATGCACAGGGTTACCACCACTGCGAGGTTGCCTGTCCCGTCTTGTACCCGGCTGTCCATGCCCTCATCTCAGGCAGCAGGACAAAGGCAAGTGGAActga